CTCTCCACGAGCCGCTTCGCGCGCTCCATCACCAGCTCCGCTACGGCGATGTGGTTCTCGCTGGGCATGTCGAAGGTGGACGAGACGACCTCGCCCTTGATGGAACGCTCCATGTCGGTGACTTCCTCTGGCCGCTCGTCCACGAGCAGGCACATGAGGTACACCTCGGGGTTGTTCTCGCTGAGCGAGGCGGCGATGTCCTTGAGGACCGTCGTCTTGCCCGCCTTGGGCGGTGAGACGATGAGCCCGCGCTGGCCCTTGCCGATGGGGGCCACCAGGTCGATCACCCGCGCCGTGATCGTCTTCTCCCCGTGCTCGAGCCGTAGGCGCTCGTCGGGGTAGACCGGCACGAGGTCGCGGAAGTTCTTGCGTCCGCGCGACTCCTCCACGTTCTGCCCGTTGACCGACGTCAGCTTGGTGAGCGCCGGGTACTTCTCTGACTCCTTGGGCGGGCGCACCTGGCCCCTGAGCATGTCGCCCCGGCGGAGGTCGGACCTCCGGATCAGCGACATCGAGCAGTAGACGTCGTTGTCACCCGGCAGGTACCCGCTCGTGCGGATGAAGCCGTAGCCCTCGGGCAGGATGTCGAGGATGCCCTCGATCTCCACGAACCCTTCGGCCTTCACCTTCGCCTCGTACACGGCCGCGACGATCTCGTCCTTCTTCTTGAGCGCCTTGACGTCGAGCTCCAGCTCGGACGCCATCGTCCGCAGCTCGGCGACGGTCTTGGCGGCAAGTTCTTCGCGGGTCACCGAGGGCTGGACCTCTTTGGGCTGACCGCCTCCGCGACGGCCTCTCTTACGCGGTCGTGCACTCACGCGTTCTTCACCTTCTCCCAGTCGGCCAGGAACGCTTCCAGGCCGCGATCGGTCAGGGGATGCTTCACGAGCTTCTGCAGCACCGCGAACGGCACCGTGGCGATGTCGGCGCCCATCAGCGCGGCCGCGACGACGTGCTGGTTGTGCCGCACGGAGGCGGCGATGACCTCCACCGGGTGGTGGAAGTCGTAGTTGTTCAGGGCGGCGATCATGTTGCCGAGGTGCTCAAGGCCGTCCTCGGAGATGTCATCGAACCTGCCGATGAACGGACTCACGTACCGCGCGCCGGCGCGTGCCGCCATGAGCGCCTGAGGAACGGTGAAGCAGAGCGTCATGTTCACGTGGATGTTGCGCTCGGCGAGCGCCTTGGTGGCGGCGAGACCCTCCGGCATCACCGGAACCTTGACCACGACGTTGGGCGCGAGCTCGGCGAGCGTCTCCCCTTCGGCCACGATCTCATCGCGCGTGAGGCTCACCGTCTCGGCCGACACGGGTCCGTCGCAGATCTCACAGATGCGCTGGATATGCGCGTGGAAGTCGGCGAGCGAGCCGCCTTCGCGGGCGTACAGCGACGGGTTGGTGGTGACACCCGCCAGCACTCCCCACGAAGCCGCCTCCTCGATCTCGGAAAGGTTCGCGGTGTCCAGGAAGAACTTCATCTAGCGTGCATCCTCTCGTCCGGCGGGACGGTCATCCTCCCGCTCCTGCTCCTCGTCCTCACGGATCACCGCGTCGACGATCCGCTCCAGCACCTCGGCCACCGTGCGGTCGAGCTGATGGCTGTGAACCACTGGCACGTCGTGCTCACGCGCCAGGTCTTCAACGTAGTGTCCGAGCAGCCGGATGTTGTCGAAGTTGGCACGGTACCGCTCAAAGGGCCGCATCCCCTCGGTCTGCACCTCGCGGATGTAGAAATGGCTCCGATGGGCTTCCTCGTCGTCAACGCTGATGAGGAGCTGCACCACCGATGCGTCCTTGAACTGGGAAGGGTCTATATACCCTGGCGCCACATGGATGCCCTCGAGCACCATGCTCACGCCCTCCACCACCGCGCGTTCGATCAGCGACTTCACACCGGTGGCAACCACGGCCGCTTGCTCACGGAAACCCACGATCACAGGAGAAGCGCCTCGGGGAGCCGGGACCCGCAGCCCGCGCCATGCGTTGAACGAACTCTCGTAGATGGCTGGCATGAGGTCCCGTGAGAAGATACCACGCATCACCTCCCGAATGCTATCCGTTGAGACGATGCGGGTTATGCCGAGCCGGTGGGCGACCTCGGTGGCGATGGTGGACTTGCCTACGCCGGTGGTGCCGCCGATGAGCACGATCAGCGGCCGCTCGAGCCGCGAGATCTCGTTCAGGCGCCGGTAGCGCTTGGCCACAGAGCCGTCGTCCTCCTCGGCGAGGATGCGGTACGACGCGTCGCGCACCTCGGCGAGCGTCACCTCCAGCTGACCCGCGTCGCGGAACCCGTCCTGTACGCGCTGGGCCGCCGTGTACGCGCGTGAAGGGCTCAGCCCCGCGGCCATGTAGGTCTGTGCGAGCAGACCCTTGCTCATCGGCAGTCCGTGCTTCTGATCCTTGATGATGACGGGGGGATTGCTGGGCATCAGGGCCTCCCGGATCGGTGACGTTCGAGCGCAAGGGCATACAGACGGTCGATCATCGCGTCGAGGCCGTCCCCGGAAAGCGAGACGGGCACGTTGTCGCAGAGCACGGTAGGCACGCCGGCCTCGGCCCCGGCGGCTGCCACCACGTCGATCGCCGCCGCCTTCAGCTCGGTGAGCAGCACATCGAAGCGACCCGCGTGCGCACGCAGGTCGGCTCTCAGCGCGCCGCGGTCCGAAAGCGCGGTGCTCACCGCAACCACATCGCACCCGTGCTCGGACTCGAGATGGGCGCGCAGGCGGTCCACGAGGACGGGCGGGGCGGTTGTGGCGAACAGCACGCGCGCGCCGGAGACATCGGCAAGCGGCGTGGGACGGAACGTGGTGACCGCCACCGGCACGTCCTCCCGGACGCGCCGGATCGCGGCGACCAGCTCGCCAAGCGACGCCTGTGTGGCGAGTGGGGCCTCGGCGCCGGCGATCACCACACCGTCGGCGCGAGCGAGGCGGTAGGGGCCGAAGTAGTCGCTCACGTACGACGAGCCCTGGGCGGCGCCCACCACGAGGAGCGTGGCGTCGGCACGTACCGGCGGGATCGCGGCGCCCGAACCCTCGAGCATCACCAGGTCGCGACCGAGCGAGTCCGCGAGGCGAGCCCCCTCGGGCACGTTGCTGAAGAACGTCTCCCCCGCCAGCCCCCCGCCGCACCGGCGGCAGCCCACGGTGGGCACCCTGCTCATCACGGCGTCCTCGTAGTTGTCCGAGGCGGCATGCACGCCGCGCTCCGCAAGCGCCAGCAGGTCCTCGGTGGTGAGCGCCACCTCGTCCCCCCGGATCAGCTCCGGCTCGGCGGGTCCTCCGCGACCCATCGCAAGCACGACCACGCGGTGGCCCCGAGCGTCGAGATGGCGCGCCACGTAAGCGGAGATCGACGTCTTGCCCACGCGCTTGCCCGTTCCGATGATCGCGAGCGCGGGCGTGTCGAGCGCCACCCTGGCGGCGGGAGGATCGAAGGCGAAATCGGCGCCCACGTAGCCCACGCCCAGCGCAAGCGCCTCGCTGGCGAGCCTGAAACGGTCTGCTGCCGAGACGATCGGCTCGTCGGAGAGGTCGATCATGGTATCGGGTCTGAACCGCTCGATCGCGCTGCGCAGCGCATCGGAGGCGTTCGAGCCGCGTACCACGGGCAGGCCGTAGACATCCTCGCCGCCCGCGGCGTCGACCTTCTCGGTGCCGCCGATGAACGCTGCCGCGACCACCTCGTGCGTGCGCCGCAGCTCGTCGAGCGCGAACCGCACCACGGGCGGGTAGTGCTCCCCGTCGATGAGCGCGACGACCCTGCTCATCGCGAGCACTTCCCCGACGGCGGTTCGGCCGATGTGTCGGCGCCTTGATCGGTGTCGCTCGGCTGCCACACGCAGACCTTCCGCAAGTCGCGCGCGTAGTCGGCCACCGTCTCGGGCTCGGCGAACGGGTGCTTGAGGATGACCCGTACACGCTCGTCGGTCACCTCGAGGATGTTGTAGCTCGCCCGCGTCATGCCGCGGAGACGATGCGAGCACGCGGTACCGGCGTTGACCACGATCATGTCTTCGAGCCGCCATACGTGAGGGACGTGCTTGTGGCCGCAGAGGACCATGTCGCAGCCGCTGCCGGCGAGCACACGGAGCAGGTCGCCCGCGTCGTAGACGATGTTGCGCTCGCGCCCCGTGCCGGGAACCGGCAGCAGGTGGTGATGCAGCGCGACGATCTTGAACTCGTCGGGATCCGAGAAGCGCTCCTCGATCCACCGGTAGCGGTTCCGGCCGATGCGTCCAGCATCCAGGTCCGGCTCGGAGGAGTCGAGCCCCAGCACGCGCACGCCACGGAACCTCAACTCGGTGGAGCGCGAGCCGAAGAGCTCCTCGAAGTGCAGGTCGCCCACGTTGCGGGCATCGTGATTGCCCGGCAGGACCAGAACGTTCTCCACCTCCATGCGGGAGATCAGCCGGTGCGCGACCTTGAACTCCTGGCGGAAACCCATGTCGGTGAGGTCGCCCGTGACGATGAGCGCGTCGGGCGCGAGCTCGTTGATCTCATCGACGACCCGGGTCGCCAGGCTCGGGATATGGTACTGCGAGCCGCAGTGCAGGTCGGAGATCTGCGCGATGACGACGGGCTTCTTATCGCTCATGGGCGCTCCGGTCTCGATGGGGACAGCGGCCTGCGGACATACGAGTGGACCACGGGGATGTCTGGTTCATTCCCATTCCCGAAGCCTGCGCATCAGTGCCGTCAGACGATCCGCGCACCGTGGCGGTCCACGGGCACCGCCATGACCTGGCCTCTGCCGACCTCACCGAGCGCCGTACGGGCAACCTCGGCAAGATGGCGCGCCCGCTCAAGAGCACGCTCGTCGTTCTCGGCCTGCACCAGCGCAAGCATGCTCGGTCCGGCGCCGGAAAGCACCGCGGGACCGGCCCCGATGGCCTCGAACAGCTCACGGACCGTGACCATGTCGGGCACGAGCAACGCACGGTAGCGCTCGTGGATCGCGTCGAACATGCCTGCGGCGACGCACCCCGGCTGGCCGGTGGCGATGCCCACCGCGAGCAGCGCCGCGTGCGCCGCATTGGCGGCCGCGTCGCTGTGCGGGACGAACCCGGGCAGGACCGACCGCGCCTGGTGGGTGGAGAGCTCGCGTTCGCCCAGAACGACGATCGCCGCGATCCCACCCGCGGGATCGATGTGCGTGCACGCCGGGCCATCGGACGTGATGACGAACCCTCCGTAGAGAGCGGCGGCGACGTTGTCTGCGTGACCCTCCAGGGCCGCCGCCATCTCGAAGATCGCGCGACGGTCGAGATGCGAGCCCGCCAGCGCATCGGCGAGGACCAGGCCGCCCACGATCGCCGACGAGGACGAGCCCAGACCGCGACCCACCGGGATGCCGTTGTGGCACACGACCTCGGCCCTGAGGTCCGGCCGTCCGGTTCGCTCGAAGAGGTGGGCCATGGCACGCAACACGTGGTTATCGGCATCGGCGCTCAGACTCCCCGCGCCCTCACCGCTCACCTCGACACCCCACGCCGCGGCAAGCTCGCCCTCGAACTCGTTGTGGATCCCGAGCGCGAGCCCGAACGCGTCGTAGCCCGGACCGATGTTGGCCGAGGATGCCGGCACCACGACGCGGACGCCCACCGGTTACAGCTCCTCGACCCTGAGGACCGTTCCGATGCCGCGCGCGGCCTCAAGCGAGTCGATCGTGGCCAGCGCGGCCCGCACGTCCCGCTCGGCGGCCCGGTGGGTGATCCACACGATCTCCGCGCCGCTGTCGTCGGTCTGGCGCTGGATGACCGAGGCGAGCGACACGCCGTTGGTGGCGAACACCCCCGCTATGGCGGCAAGCACGCCGGGCTCGTCCGCCGCCGTGAGGCGGATGTAGTACGAGGTCTCCAGGTCGGCGATGTCGCAGATGGGAAGGCTCTCGCTGCACGTGCAGCCCACGAGCCCGGCGCAGCCGCGCTCGATGTGCCGTGCGGCCTCGATGATGTCGCCCACCACTGCCGAGGCCGCGGGCAGCGAGCCCGCGCCTTCACCGAAGAACATCGTCTCGCCCACGGCGTCCCCGATCACGTAGATCGCGTTGTAGACGCCGTTGACGTTGGCGAGCGGGTGGCTCGCGCGGATCATCGTGGGCTGGACGCGCACGTCCACTCCGGTGGCGGCGCGCTTGGCGACCGCCACCAGCTTGATCTCGTAGCCGGTCTCGCGCGCGTACGCGATGTCGCCCGGCGTGATGGACTGGATGCCCTCAGCGGGCACATCGGCGAAGGTGACGCGAGAGTTGAAGGCGATCGACGCGAGGATGGCGATCTTGGCCGCCGCATCCAGACCGTCCACGTCGGCGGTGGGGTCCGCCTCGGCGAATCCGCGCTCCTGCGCTTCAGCCAGCGCGCTCGCGTAGTCGAGACCATCCTCGGCCATGCGGGTGAGCATGTAGTTGGTGGTGCCGTTGACGATGCCGTAGACCGCCTGGATCTCGTTGCTCACGAGGCTGTGCTTGAGCGGGTTGATGATGGGGATGCCGCCGCCCACGCTCGCCTCGAACAGGATGTCGACACCCTGATCGGCGGCCGCGTCCATCACCTCACGGCCGTGCGTGGCCATGAGCGCCTTGTTCGCGGTGACCACCGCCTTGCCGGCGCCGAGCGCGTCGAGCACGACCTCGCGCGCCACGCCCGTACCGCCGATGAGCTCCACTACGATGTCGATGTCCGGATCCCGGATGATGTCCGCGGCCTCGATGGTGAAGCGCTCCGGCGCCAGGCCGAGATCCGCGGCGCGCGCTGGGTTGCGGTCGGCGCACTTCACGAGCGCGATGTCCACGCCGGTACGCGAACGGAACTGCTCGGCGTGGCGCTCGAAGATCTCCACGACGCCGCTGCCGACAGTCCCCAGGCCGATCAGGCCGACGTTGATGGTGCGCATGAGTCCTCCGCATCGCTCGAGTATGCGGTCATTGTAGCCGAGTGACGCCCGCCGATGGCGCCCCGTCACGGCCGGGGCGCGGCGATGCCGTCAGCCCTCTGCCTCCGGCAGCTCTTCAGAGCAGGCTTCGCGTGTGGGGATGTGGTAGCCGATGTAGTAGTGCACGGCGATGGCGACCACGAAGAGCAGGACGGCGTACCCCACGGTCCACCCCCTCACGCCCACGTGAGCCATGATGACCATCCACGACGCCTGCGACGTGACCCACATGGTGCCGAGCGCCACCACCTTGGCCCTGCGCGGTATCCCGCGGCCCGACATGTAGTCGCGGACGT
Above is a window of Anaerosoma tenue DNA encoding:
- a CDS encoding 2,3-diphosphoglycerate synthetase, whose protein sequence is MSRVVALIDGEHYPPVVRFALDELRRTHEVVAAAFIGGTEKVDAAGGEDVYGLPVVRGSNASDALRSAIERFRPDTMIDLSDEPIVSAADRFRLASEALALGVGYVGADFAFDPPAARVALDTPALAIIGTGKRVGKTSISAYVARHLDARGHRVVVLAMGRGGPAEPELIRGDEVALTTEDLLALAERGVHAASDNYEDAVMSRVPTVGCRRCGGGLAGETFFSNVPEGARLADSLGRDLVMLEGSGAAIPPVRADATLLVVGAAQGSSYVSDYFGPYRLARADGVVIAGAEAPLATQASLGELVAAIRRVREDVPVAVTTFRPTPLADVSGARVLFATTAPPVLVDRLRAHLESEHGCDVVAVSTALSDRGALRADLRAHAGRFDVLLTELKAAAIDVVAAAGAEAGVPTVLCDNVPVSLSGDGLDAMIDRLYALALERHRSGRP
- a CDS encoding metallophosphoesterase family protein, with product MSDKKPVVIAQISDLHCGSQYHIPSLATRVVDEINELAPDALIVTGDLTDMGFRQEFKVAHRLISRMEVENVLVLPGNHDARNVGDLHFEELFGSRSTELRFRGVRVLGLDSSEPDLDAGRIGRNRYRWIEERFSDPDEFKIVALHHHLLPVPGTGRERNIVYDAGDLLRVLAGSGCDMVLCGHKHVPHVWRLEDMIVVNAGTACSHRLRGMTRASYNILEVTDERVRVILKHPFAEPETVADYARDLRKVCVWQPSDTDQGADTSAEPPSGKCSR
- a CDS encoding YbaN family protein encodes the protein MKRAVRYICLVVGAVSLVLGVIGMFLPMWPTTPFLLLAAACFVRSSERLYTWLIEHERLGCYVRDYMSGRGIPRRAKVVALGTMWVTSQASWMVIMAHVGVRGWTVGYAVLLFVVAIAVHYYIGYHIPTREACSEELPEAEG
- a CDS encoding homoserine dehydrogenase; protein product: MRTINVGLIGLGTVGSGVVEIFERHAEQFRSRTGVDIALVKCADRNPARAADLGLAPERFTIEAADIIRDPDIDIVVELIGGTGVAREVVLDALGAGKAVVTANKALMATHGREVMDAAADQGVDILFEASVGGGIPIINPLKHSLVSNEIQAVYGIVNGTTNYMLTRMAEDGLDYASALAEAQERGFAEADPTADVDGLDAAAKIAILASIAFNSRVTFADVPAEGIQSITPGDIAYARETGYEIKLVAVAKRAATGVDVRVQPTMIRASHPLANVNGVYNAIYVIGDAVGETMFFGEGAGSLPAASAVVGDIIEAARHIERGCAGLVGCTCSESLPICDIADLETSYYIRLTAADEPGVLAAIAGVFATNGVSLASVIQRQTDDSGAEIVWITHRAAERDVRAALATIDSLEAARGIGTVLRVEEL
- the thrB gene encoding homoserine kinase; amino-acid sequence: MGVRVVVPASSANIGPGYDAFGLALGIHNEFEGELAAAWGVEVSGEGAGSLSADADNHVLRAMAHLFERTGRPDLRAEVVCHNGIPVGRGLGSSSSAIVGGLVLADALAGSHLDRRAIFEMAAALEGHADNVAAALYGGFVITSDGPACTHIDPAGGIAAIVVLGERELSTHQARSVLPGFVPHSDAAANAAHAALLAVGIATGQPGCVAAGMFDAIHERYRALLVPDMVTVRELFEAIGAGPAVLSGAGPSMLALVQAENDERALERARHLAEVARTALGEVGRGQVMAVPVDRHGARIV
- the fsa gene encoding fructose-6-phosphate aldolase; this translates as MKFFLDTANLSEIEEAASWGVLAGVTTNPSLYAREGGSLADFHAHIQRICEICDGPVSAETVSLTRDEIVAEGETLAELAPNVVVKVPVMPEGLAATKALAERNIHVNMTLCFTVPQALMAARAGARYVSPFIGRFDDISEDGLEHLGNMIAALNNYDFHHPVEVIAASVRHNQHVVAAALMGADIATVPFAVLQKLVKHPLTDRGLEAFLADWEKVKNA
- the rho gene encoding transcription termination factor Rho, translated to MSARPRKRGRRGGGQPKEVQPSVTREELAAKTVAELRTMASELELDVKALKKKDEIVAAVYEAKVKAEGFVEIEGILDILPEGYGFIRTSGYLPGDNDVYCSMSLIRRSDLRRGDMLRGQVRPPKESEKYPALTKLTSVNGQNVEESRGRKNFRDLVPVYPDERLRLEHGEKTITARVIDLVAPIGKGQRGLIVSPPKAGKTTVLKDIAASLSENNPEVYLMCLLVDERPEEVTDMERSIKGEVVSSTFDMPSENHIAVAELVMERAKRLVESGFDVVILLDSITRLARAYNLATPASGRILSGGVDSTALYPPKKFFGAARNIENGGSLTILATALVDTGSKMDEVIFEEFKGTGNMELRLDRKLADRRIFPAIDVITSGTRKEELILTQMEAPFVWGLRRVLHGVDSTERAMEMLIKGLKQTKSNQEFLTKMAKSASDKRATNGIDI